One segment of Deinococcus metalli DNA contains the following:
- a CDS encoding branched-chain amino acid ABC transporter permease: MDPAAATALIQTIAQGLLTGGLYALIGTGLSLIFGVMRVINFAHGDFLAIGMFITLALFRAFNLDPYFSVLVAAPVGFALGYVIQRVILARLGDRLAEGSMLATLGLGLIISNTLLLTFGAQPQNINVAYATKTVQLGGVQLSIPLIVAGIGTLAAIGGLNFLLYRTELGRAIRATAQNPLGAELQGVKTATIQAIVFGLGVAFAAIAGVLLMPLLYAFPTVGENYTTKAFIVTVLGGLGNLPGAVVGGLVLGTIESLGAFYISNNYRDAYGLVAFLLVLLLRPEGLFGRTVKRV, from the coding sequence ATGGATCCAGCGGCCGCCACGGCACTCATTCAGACGATCGCGCAGGGCCTGCTCACCGGCGGCCTGTACGCCCTGATCGGCACCGGTCTGAGCCTCATCTTCGGGGTCATGCGGGTCATCAACTTCGCGCACGGGGACTTTCTCGCCATCGGCATGTTCATCACGCTGGCCCTGTTCCGCGCGTTCAACCTCGATCCGTATTTCAGCGTGCTCGTGGCTGCGCCGGTGGGCTTCGCGCTCGGGTACGTCATCCAGCGCGTCATCCTCGCGCGCCTGGGTGACCGGCTGGCAGAGGGCAGCATGCTCGCCACGCTCGGGCTGGGCCTGATCATCTCGAACACGCTGCTGCTGACCTTCGGCGCGCAGCCGCAGAACATCAACGTCGCGTACGCCACGAAGACGGTGCAGCTCGGCGGCGTGCAGCTCAGCATTCCGCTCATCGTGGCGGGCATCGGGACGCTGGCCGCCATCGGGGGCCTGAACTTCCTGCTGTACCGCACGGAACTCGGGCGGGCCATCCGCGCCACGGCGCAGAATCCGCTGGGCGCAGAACTCCAGGGCGTGAAGACCGCCACCATCCAAGCGATCGTGTTCGGGCTGGGCGTCGCGTTCGCCGCGATCGCGGGCGTACTGCTCATGCCGCTGCTGTACGCCTTTCCCACCGTCGGCGAGAACTACACCACCAAGGCCTTCATCGTGACCGTGCTGGGCGGTCTCGGGAACCTGCCGGGCGCCGTCGTGGGCGGCCTGGTGCTCGGCACCATCGAGTCGCTGGGCGCGTTCTACATCAGCAACAACTACCGTGACGCGTACGGCCTGGTCGCGTTCCTGCTCGTCCTCCTGCTCCGCCCCGAGGGCCTGTTCGGGCGCACGGTGAAACGCGTATGA
- a CDS encoding ABC transporter substrate-binding protein yields MTRIITTLLLATAASAAAQGTIQIGAITSLSGRFATFGQMQQAGFKVALDEVNARGGVNGQKVELAIEDDASDTNKALTAAEKLVNAKVPVVIGAYASGITKPLSQYMARVKVPLLVATAVDETITKPGNAYTFRVNNQSSVYTRSLIDQLRKTPGLKTAVILTSNDAFGKSVLTDATKLLPGAGYTILGKDTYDQGLTDFRPLLNRYKGQNPDVVIFASYEQDAVALTKQVKEVGLKPRIIAGIATGFALPAFLTGAADAAEGFLVTMVWNPDVRYPGAQNLYTRLKAALGGAEPSQHAAQSYAAMLAAIDAVKRAGGTDPEKVRAALAQTNLKTAFGPVAFRTYGGYTNQNSVVGLITQVQEGKFVTVGPASAARGKLILGK; encoded by the coding sequence GTGACCCGGATCATCACCACCCTGCTCCTCGCCACCGCCGCCAGCGCCGCTGCCCAGGGCACCATCCAGATCGGCGCGATCACCAGCCTTTCGGGCCGCTTCGCCACCTTCGGGCAGATGCAGCAGGCCGGCTTCAAGGTCGCGCTCGACGAGGTCAACGCCCGGGGCGGCGTGAACGGCCAGAAGGTCGAGCTCGCCATTGAGGACGACGCCAGCGACACCAACAAGGCCCTCACGGCGGCCGAGAAGCTCGTGAACGCGAAGGTGCCGGTCGTGATCGGCGCGTACGCGAGCGGCATCACCAAGCCCCTGTCGCAGTACATGGCGCGCGTGAAGGTGCCGCTGCTCGTCGCGACCGCCGTGGACGAGACCATCACCAAGCCCGGCAACGCCTACACCTTCCGCGTGAACAACCAGTCGAGCGTGTACACCCGCTCACTCATCGATCAGCTGCGCAAGACGCCGGGCCTGAAGACGGCCGTGATCCTCACCAGCAACGACGCCTTCGGCAAGAGCGTCCTGACCGACGCGACCAAGCTGCTGCCCGGCGCCGGCTACACCATCCTGGGCAAGGACACCTACGACCAGGGCCTCACGGACTTCCGGCCCCTGCTGAACCGCTACAAGGGCCAGAACCCGGACGTCGTGATCTTCGCCTCGTACGAGCAGGACGCCGTGGCGCTCACGAAACAGGTCAAGGAGGTGGGCCTCAAGCCCCGCATCATCGCGGGGATCGCGACGGGCTTCGCGCTGCCGGCGTTCCTGACCGGCGCGGCCGACGCCGCCGAGGGCTTCCTGGTGACGATGGTCTGGAACCCCGACGTGCGCTACCCCGGCGCGCAGAACCTGTACACGCGCCTGAAGGCCGCGCTGGGCGGCGCGGAACCCAGCCAGCACGCCGCGCAGAGCTACGCCGCGATGCTCGCCGCCATCGACGCCGTGAAGCGCGCCGGCGGCACCGACCCCGAGAAGGTGCGCGCCGCCCTGGCCCAGACCAACCTCAAGACCGCCTTCGGACCGGTCGCGTTCCGCACGTACGGCGGGTACACCAACCAGAACTCCGTGGTGGGCCTGATCACGCAGGTGCAGGAGGGCAAGTTCGTGACGGTCGGACCCGCCAGCGCCGCCCGCGGCAAGCTGATTCTCGGCAAATAG
- a CDS encoding ABC transporter substrate-binding protein, producing the protein MRTVLTLTALATLALSTQGAAQDTIKIGAITSVTGRFAEFGKMQLAGFKVGIEEVNRKGGVLGKKLELIIEDNASDVNKGLAAAERLVNAGVPLVLNEYSSSLVKAQAQYLARQKVPNLVFTSSGDDITKPGSDYTYRMNQPATEYARVILNIFRDNKFKTMAIIAGTGAFEKSVADAAQNFAKAYGIQVVEDQRYDQGLTDFRPVLNRMKAKNPDGVLMVSYAADSVTVMRQAREVGVKPRLFAGGAAGFALPDFIKDSGSAAENVVTATAWIPQLRYAGTQKLNVDLKKALGGADPSYHAAQGYAAVLVAAEALKAAGSTDREKVKAALNAVSMQTAFGPIQFKDYDGFRNQNPLAMVAQQVQNGVFVPVYPKEVVPRAIKFER; encoded by the coding sequence ATGCGCACAGTCCTCACCCTGACCGCCCTCGCCACCCTCGCCCTGAGCACGCAGGGGGCGGCGCAGGACACGATCAAGATCGGCGCGATCACGTCCGTCACCGGGCGCTTCGCGGAGTTCGGCAAGATGCAGCTCGCCGGCTTCAAGGTCGGCATCGAGGAGGTCAACCGCAAGGGCGGCGTCCTCGGCAAGAAACTCGAACTCATCATCGAGGACAACGCCAGCGACGTGAACAAGGGACTCGCCGCCGCCGAGCGCCTCGTGAACGCCGGCGTGCCGCTCGTGCTGAACGAGTACTCCAGCTCGCTCGTGAAGGCGCAGGCGCAGTACCTCGCGCGGCAGAAGGTGCCCAACCTGGTGTTCACGTCCAGCGGCGACGACATCACGAAGCCCGGCAGCGACTACACCTACCGCATGAACCAGCCCGCCACCGAGTACGCCCGCGTGATCCTGAACATCTTCCGCGACAACAAGTTCAAGACCATGGCGATCATCGCCGGCACCGGCGCCTTCGAGAAGTCCGTCGCGGACGCCGCGCAGAACTTTGCCAAGGCCTACGGCATCCAGGTCGTGGAGGACCAGCGCTACGACCAGGGCCTCACGGACTTCCGCCCGGTCCTGAACCGCATGAAGGCCAAGAACCCCGACGGCGTCCTGATGGTCTCCTACGCCGCCGACAGCGTCACCGTGATGCGGCAGGCGCGCGAGGTGGGCGTGAAGCCCCGGCTGTTCGCGGGCGGCGCGGCGGGATTCGCGCTGCCGGACTTCATCAAGGACAGCGGCAGCGCCGCCGAGAATGTCGTGACCGCCACCGCGTGGATCCCGCAGCTGCGCTACGCCGGCACGCAGAAGCTGAATGTCGACCTCAAGAAGGCGCTGGGCGGGGCCGATCCCAGCTACCACGCCGCGCAGGGCTACGCCGCGGTGCTCGTGGCGGCCGAGGCCCTCAAGGCGGCGGGCAGCACGGACCGCGAGAAGGTCAAGGCCGCGCTGAACGCCGTGAGCATGCAGACCGCCTTCGGCCCGATCCAGTTCAAGGACTACGACGGCTTCCGGAACCAGAACCCGCTCGCGATGGTCGCGCAGCAGGTGCAAAACGGCGTGTTCGTGCCGGTGTACCCCAAGGAGGTCGTGCCGCGCGCCATCAAGTTTGAACGCTGA
- a CDS encoding GntR family transcriptional regulator has translation MLKPVASTRVVDLVRDRLRAAILSGDLPPGTRLSVPELARQLEVSRSPVREAVLLLVGEGLAVEHTRRGVEVARLNLGDVLELYDLRASIDALAARLAAERMTSTDLTALRGVLDAQGAAAIGDPRSFRDLDARFHQIIVQTCGNNRVIRHSELLMREMRLAGPLLLNEAWHLRLSHEEHRSIERALRQRDGPAAETAMRSHLQRVSDAVRRHHA, from the coding sequence TTGCTGAAGCCCGTTGCCAGCACGCGCGTCGTCGACCTTGTCCGCGACCGCCTGCGCGCCGCCATCCTGTCCGGCGACCTGCCGCCCGGCACCCGTCTGAGTGTCCCGGAACTCGCCCGGCAGCTGGAAGTGTCCCGCTCGCCTGTCCGTGAGGCGGTCCTGCTGCTCGTCGGCGAGGGCCTCGCGGTCGAGCACACCCGCCGCGGCGTGGAGGTCGCCCGCCTCAACCTGGGCGACGTGCTGGAACTGTACGACCTGCGCGCCAGCATCGACGCCCTCGCCGCCCGGCTCGCCGCCGAACGCATGACGAGCACCGACCTCACCGCGCTGCGCGGCGTCCTGGACGCGCAGGGAGCCGCAGCGATCGGTGACCCCCGCTCCTTCCGGGACCTCGACGCCCGCTTCCACCAGATCATCGTGCAGACCTGCGGCAACAACCGCGTGATCCGCCACTCCGAACTCCTGATGCGCGAGATGCGCCTCGCCGGGCCGCTCCTGCTGAACGAGGCGTGGCACCTGAGACTCAGCCACGAGGAGCACCGCAGCATCGAGCGGGCGCTGCGGCAGCGGGACGGACCCGCCGCCGAGACCGCCATGCGCTCGCACCTCCAGCGCGTGTCCGACGCCGTCCGGCGCCACCATGCGTGA
- a CDS encoding alpha-amylase family glycosyl hydrolase, with translation MTQPTTRQTPFALPSPAPLPAAQHDATPGYTEVLGALLGSTVRLRLRTTLPVTGVTLRFVRVGEIESHPAREIHVPHGEGRWFEAELPVHDLRVRYAWQLHLPDDHLNVTRLGVHHTRRGFRDWFQYLAGYAAPEWAWTAVFYQIFPDRFRNGDPGNDVQTGEYEYAGRPVQHVAWDTPVTREGDIHAHYGGDLNGIAQALPYLTDLGITGLWLTPVFVSPSNHRYDITDYRRIDPHLGGEAAWDELVQGADAAGIRIVLDGVFNHMGNENALFRAALSREDAPERSLFTWRDEPGKPPYHSFFDVPTLPKIDYRSGFAVQEFLAGEESVVRHWLRRGTAGWRLDVAHMIGAGGTDADNLPLHRTLKRAAREERPDAFVFGERFFDPEHALDGQGEDSAMNYHGFGLPVMQWAAGRTYFDEPSRLGGAELVDILWDAYHALPPQVALTMVNLLESHDIGRALFRLGNDPARYAAMFTLLIAYPGVPCMYYGTEVGVSQSRPGNMPWCREPMPWDEARWNTDLRAHVQALVQVRKAEVALQRGDLTFLPAGDDALAFLREYTHADGRTERAVAVASRLAQPHPLTLVLPDGAWHDVLGGEILQGGEVTLDAHGGRLLVQR, from the coding sequence ATGACCCAACCCACGACCCGCCAGACCCCCTTCGCCCTCCCGTCCCCAGCGCCCCTGCCCGCCGCCCAGCACGACGCCACCCCCGGCTACACCGAGGTGCTCGGGGCACTGCTCGGCTCCACGGTTCGCCTCCGGCTGCGGACCACGCTGCCCGTCACGGGCGTGACGCTGCGCTTCGTGCGCGTCGGGGAGATCGAGTCCCACCCCGCCCGCGAGATCCACGTGCCCCACGGCGAGGGCCGCTGGTTCGAGGCCGAGCTGCCGGTGCACGACCTGCGCGTGCGCTACGCGTGGCAGCTGCACCTGCCGGACGACCACCTGAACGTGACCCGGCTGGGCGTGCACCACACCCGCCGCGGCTTCCGCGACTGGTTCCAGTACCTTGCCGGCTACGCCGCGCCGGAGTGGGCGTGGACGGCGGTGTTCTACCAGATCTTCCCCGACCGCTTCCGCAACGGCGACCCCGGCAACGACGTGCAGACCGGCGAGTACGAGTACGCGGGCCGCCCGGTGCAGCACGTGGCGTGGGACACCCCGGTCACTCGCGAGGGCGACATCCACGCCCATTACGGCGGCGACCTGAACGGCATCGCGCAGGCACTGCCGTACCTGACAGACCTCGGGATCACGGGCCTGTGGCTCACGCCGGTCTTCGTGTCGCCCAGCAACCACCGCTACGACATCACGGACTACCGCCGCATCGACCCCCATCTCGGCGGCGAGGCCGCGTGGGACGAACTCGTGCAGGGCGCCGACGCTGCCGGCATTCGCATTGTGCTGGACGGCGTGTTCAACCACATGGGCAACGAGAACGCGCTGTTCCGCGCGGCGCTGTCGCGCGAGGACGCCCCGGAACGCTCGCTGTTCACGTGGCGCGACGAACCGGGCAAGCCCCCGTACCACTCGTTCTTCGATGTGCCCACCCTGCCGAAGATCGATTACCGGAGCGGGTTCGCGGTGCAGGAATTCCTGGCGGGCGAGGAGAGCGTGGTGCGCCACTGGCTGCGCCGGGGGACGGCCGGGTGGCGCCTGGACGTCGCGCACATGATCGGGGCAGGCGGCACCGACGCCGACAATCTGCCGCTACACCGCACCCTCAAGCGCGCCGCGCGGGAGGAACGTCCGGACGCCTTCGTCTTCGGCGAACGCTTCTTCGACCCGGAGCACGCGTTGGACGGTCAGGGCGAGGACAGCGCCATGAACTACCACGGCTTCGGCCTGCCCGTCATGCAGTGGGCGGCGGGTCGCACGTACTTCGACGAACCCAGCCGTCTGGGCGGCGCGGAACTCGTGGACATCCTGTGGGACGCGTACCACGCGCTGCCGCCGCAGGTCGCCCTGACCATGGTGAACCTGCTCGAATCGCATGACATCGGCCGGGCGCTGTTCCGGCTGGGAAATGACCCGGCGCGCTACGCCGCGATGTTCACCCTGCTGATCGCGTACCCCGGCGTGCCGTGCATGTACTACGGCACCGAGGTCGGCGTGAGCCAGTCGCGGCCCGGCAACATGCCGTGGTGCCGCGAACCCATGCCCTGGGACGAGGCGCGCTGGAACACCGACCTGCGGGCACACGTGCAGGCGCTGGTGCAGGTCCGCAAGGCTGAAGTGGCCCTGCAACGCGGAGACCTGACCTTCCTGCCGGCTGGCGACGACGCCCTGGCCTTCCTGCGCGAGTACACCCACGCGGACGGCCGGACGGAGCGGGCCGTGGCCGTCGCCAGCCGCCTCGCGCAGCCGCATCCCCTCACGCTGGTGCTCCCGGATGGCGCGTGGCACGACGTGCTCGGCGGCGAAATCCTCCAGGGCGGCGAGGTCACGCTGGACGCGCACGGCGGCCGCCTGCTGGTGCAGCGCTGA
- a CDS encoding NADH-quinone oxidoreductase subunit 15 → MAHAADSALYSHWVTLLGWLEAEATARGLEFSKVADFPDYIYRMERPYDLPTTVMSVALGSGGQPLVVAAVSPRHVDLKGVSLRLMGGSKHWHLHAGEGGLLEGKRPFTRERLATVLDGVVRGVAV, encoded by the coding sequence ATGGCACATGCAGCGGATTCGGCACTGTACTCGCACTGGGTCACCCTGCTCGGCTGGCTGGAGGCCGAGGCGACCGCGCGCGGCCTCGAGTTCTCCAAGGTCGCGGACTTCCCCGACTACATCTACCGCATGGAGCGTCCCTACGACCTGCCGACCACGGTCATGAGCGTCGCGCTGGGCAGTGGCGGCCAGCCCCTCGTGGTCGCAGCGGTCAGCCCGCGCCACGTCGACCTGAAGGGCGTCAGCCTGCGTCTGATGGGCGGCAGCAAGCACTGGCACCTGCATGCCGGCGAGGGCGGCCTGCTGGAAGGCAAGCGGCCCTTTACCCGCGAACGCCTCGCCACGGTGCTCGACGGCGTGGTGCGCGGCGTGGCGGTGTAG
- a CDS encoding divergent PAP2 family protein, with translation MNSFADLLGNRWLWTAVLSSTGAQVLKVILILLFERRWRPAAFMETGGMPSSHSAMVAALTTGVALSEGMNSPLFAMSAVFALIVMYDATGVRHSSGQQARLLNELVDELRAVVREGFAPTPLRVLLGHTYLEVLAGTLIGIGAGFIAFRVLP, from the coding sequence GTGAACTCCTTCGCTGACCTGCTCGGGAACCGCTGGTTGTGGACCGCGGTGCTGTCCTCGACCGGCGCGCAGGTGCTCAAGGTCATCCTGATCCTGCTGTTCGAGCGCCGCTGGCGCCCCGCCGCGTTCATGGAGACCGGCGGCATGCCCAGCAGCCACTCCGCGATGGTCGCGGCCCTCACGACCGGCGTGGCGCTCAGCGAGGGCATGAACAGCCCCCTGTTTGCCATGAGCGCCGTGTTCGCCCTGATCGTGATGTACGACGCGACCGGCGTGCGCCACAGCAGCGGCCAGCAGGCGCGGCTGCTGAACGAGCTGGTGGACGAACTGCGCGCCGTCGTGCGCGAGGGCTTCGCGCCCACGCCACTGCGCGTGCTGCTCGGCCACACCTACCTGGAAGTGCTGGCCGGCACGCTCATCGGCATCGGCGCGGGCTTTATCGCCTTCCGCGTGCTGCCGTGA
- the folD gene encoding bifunctional methylenetetrahydrofolate dehydrogenase/methenyltetrahydrofolate cyclohydrolase FolD, with translation MTTGTATRLAGPPAAEAVIATASAQAAGLPTPPHLVIVRVGDDPASVSYVRGKAKKAGEAGLRSTVHALPEATPQADLLALVATLNADPDVHGILVQLPLPAHIAEEPVLEAIDPDKDVDGLHPVNVGRLWSGRPALAPCTPAGIMAMLAHYGVAVAGRRVVIVGRSRLVGRPLAGLMLAADATVTVAHSRTRDLAAITRSADILVAAVGRAHLITPDMVAPGAVVIDVGINRVVGEDGKSHLTGDVHPHVAAVASALTPVPGGVGPMTVAQLMANTVQAAERQRSGALGELLR, from the coding sequence GTGACGACAGGCACGGCCACCCGCCTGGCCGGGCCGCCCGCCGCCGAGGCCGTGATCGCCACTGCCTCGGCGCAGGCAGCCGGTCTGCCCACGCCGCCGCACCTCGTGATCGTGCGGGTCGGGGACGACCCCGCCAGCGTCAGCTACGTGCGCGGCAAGGCGAAGAAGGCAGGCGAGGCGGGCCTGCGCTCCACCGTGCACGCGCTCCCCGAGGCGACCCCACAGGCCGACCTGCTCGCTCTGGTCGCCACGCTGAATGCCGACCCGGACGTACATGGCATCCTGGTGCAGCTCCCGCTGCCCGCCCACATCGCCGAGGAACCCGTGCTGGAGGCCATCGACCCCGACAAGGATGTGGACGGCCTGCACCCGGTGAACGTGGGCCGCCTGTGGTCAGGCCGCCCCGCCCTGGCGCCGTGCACTCCGGCGGGTATCATGGCCATGCTGGCGCACTACGGCGTTGCGGTCGCCGGGCGCCGCGTGGTGATCGTGGGCCGCAGCCGCCTGGTGGGCCGCCCGCTGGCCGGGCTGATGCTCGCGGCCGACGCCACCGTCACGGTCGCTCACAGCCGCACCCGCGACCTCGCGGCGATCACGCGCAGTGCGGACATCCTGGTCGCGGCCGTCGGGCGCGCGCACCTGATCACGCCCGACATGGTGGCGCCCGGCGCGGTCGTGATCGACGTGGGCATCAACCGCGTGGTGGGCGAGGACGGCAAGAGCCACCTGACCGGCGACGTGCACCCTCACGTCGCGGCTGTCGCGTCGGCCCTGACCCCCGTGCCCGGCGGCGTCGGCCCCATGACGGTCGCGCAGCTGATGGCGAACACCGTGCAGGCCGCCGAGCGGCAGCGATCCGGAGCCCTGGGTGAACTCCTTCGCTGA
- the nusB gene encoding transcription antitermination factor NusB has protein sequence MTRRRERGARPVGTRRAAREFVFRALFEAQRGDQSLRAAFTRAEGAMREGDDTFPALSDDALSFAHELMEGLLAHQDEIDGTLQRTIRGWSFEQMAQTDLNILRLATLEMMFRPEPHPPVIESAVRIARKFGGEDSGRFVNGVLAGLSRSLGTAAATQEAE, from the coding sequence TTGACGCGCCGCCGTGAACGGGGCGCCCGACCGGTCGGAACGCGCCGCGCCGCCCGCGAGTTCGTGTTCCGGGCGCTGTTCGAGGCTCAGCGCGGCGACCAGAGCCTGCGCGCCGCCTTCACCCGCGCCGAGGGCGCCATGCGGGAGGGCGACGACACCTTTCCGGCCCTGAGCGACGACGCCCTGAGCTTCGCCCACGAACTCATGGAGGGCCTGCTGGCCCACCAGGACGAGATCGACGGCACGCTCCAACGCACCATCCGTGGCTGGAGCTTCGAGCAGATGGCGCAGACCGACCTGAACATCCTGCGGCTCGCCACGCTGGAGATGATGTTCCGCCCGGAACCGCACCCGCCCGTTATCGAGAGCGCCGTGCGGATCGCGCGCAAGTTCGGCGGCGAGGACTCCGGCCGTTTCGTCAACGGCGTGCTGGCGGGTCTGAGCCGCAGCCTGGGGACCGCGGCGGCCACCCAGGAGGCCGAGTGA
- a CDS encoding Asp23/Gls24 family envelope stress response protein has product MATPEVEISKHVLLDIASTTLDGIEGASVAPATLKVGEVLRPQASARRPRALKVTREGGDVTVDVGLNIDYGLNLVALSQRAQRAVRENIELMTGLNVRAVNVTVQNVCLPKGPVS; this is encoded by the coding sequence ATGGCAACACCCGAAGTGGAGATCAGCAAACACGTGCTGCTGGATATCGCCAGCACCACCCTGGACGGCATCGAGGGCGCGTCCGTCGCGCCCGCCACCTTGAAGGTCGGAGAGGTGCTGCGCCCGCAGGCCAGCGCCCGGCGCCCCCGCGCCCTGAAGGTCACGCGCGAGGGCGGCGACGTCACCGTGGACGTCGGTCTGAACATCGACTACGGCCTGAATCTGGTGGCGCTGTCGCAGCGTGCGCAGCGGGCCGTGCGCGAGAACATCGAACTCATGACCGGCCTGAATGTCCGGGCCGTGAACGTGACCGTACAGAACGTGTGCCTGCCGAAGGGGCCGGTCTCTTGA
- the ligA gene encoding NAD-dependent DNA ligase LigA, with protein MDQPAFDAYLALSRDVARHNRAYHEQDAPEIPDSEYDALVRQLRALEAANPEWAARAAAEAGAASSPAQAVGGMPSAAFQPVTHPTPMTSLDNVFSDAELGEWREKLARSLNLPTDHDDFTFTGELKIDGLSVNLYYVDGELQWAATRGNGAVGEIVTAQVLTVPGIPTSLPGLTGELEVRGEVYMSRADFAAFNAQAEELGTPLLKNPRNGAAGALRQKDPEVTRSRHLRALFYMLGKRDGVPVTTQSGVLTWLAAQGFPVSAHTETLHGIAAAADYHARMIAARQSFEFDADGTVLKLDPLRLQAEAGFTSRAPRWAIAYKFPVEEVETVLESITINVGRTGKLAPLAHLQPRLIEGSTVSRATLHNEDFIRDLGLHVGDTVVVRKSGGVIPQIMRVLPEKRPEGAVPYAFPTHCPECGHEAVRAEGDANTYCPNPACPAQQFERLRYFVSRGAMDIRGIGEKLIAQLLEHGLVRDAADLYGLTAEQLAGLERGGDKKAQNILGQLEASRTRPLWRLVNALGVNHVGERNAQALANAFGTLDALLAATPEQIAAVPGLGGVIGESVAGALADPSMQGLIARLRAAGLNPQEAAAVRGEQLKGLNFVLTGTLSRPREAIKAQLEQAGGRVTGSVTGKTSFLIAGEEAGSKLDRARELEVAVLDEAGLDALLRGRGVLPPEPGDPDAGASDYTALE; from the coding sequence ATGGATCAGCCCGCGTTCGATGCCTACCTCGCCCTGAGTCGGGACGTCGCCCGGCACAACCGCGCGTACCACGAGCAGGACGCGCCGGAGATCCCGGACAGCGAGTACGACGCGCTGGTCCGCCAGCTCCGCGCCCTGGAAGCCGCGAATCCTGAGTGGGCCGCCCGGGCCGCCGCCGAGGCCGGCGCGGCGAGCAGTCCGGCCCAGGCGGTCGGCGGCATGCCCAGCGCGGCGTTCCAGCCCGTGACGCACCCCACGCCCATGACCAGTCTCGACAACGTCTTCTCGGATGCCGAGCTAGGCGAGTGGCGCGAGAAACTGGCCCGCTCGCTGAACCTGCCGACGGACCACGACGATTTCACCTTCACCGGCGAACTCAAGATCGACGGCCTGAGCGTGAACCTGTACTACGTGGACGGCGAACTCCAGTGGGCCGCCACGCGCGGCAACGGCGCGGTGGGGGAGATCGTGACCGCACAGGTGCTCACGGTGCCCGGTATCCCCACGTCGCTGCCGGGCCTGACCGGCGAACTGGAAGTGCGCGGCGAGGTGTACATGTCCCGCGCCGATTTCGCCGCCTTCAACGCCCAGGCCGAGGAACTCGGCACGCCGCTGCTGAAGAACCCCCGCAACGGCGCGGCCGGAGCGCTGCGGCAGAAGGACCCCGAGGTCACGCGCTCGCGGCACCTGCGGGCGCTGTTCTACATGCTGGGCAAACGCGACGGCGTGCCGGTCACCACCCAGTCCGGGGTGCTGACATGGCTGGCGGCGCAGGGCTTCCCGGTCAGCGCGCATACGGAGACGCTGCACGGCATCGCGGCGGCGGCCGACTATCACGCGCGCATGATCGCCGCGCGTCAGAGCTTCGAGTTCGACGCCGACGGCACCGTGCTGAAACTCGATCCGCTGCGGCTGCAGGCCGAGGCGGGCTTTACCAGCCGAGCGCCGCGCTGGGCCATCGCGTACAAGTTCCCGGTCGAGGAAGTCGAGACGGTGCTGGAGAGCATCACCATCAACGTCGGGCGTACCGGGAAGCTGGCGCCGCTGGCACACCTCCAGCCGCGGCTGATCGAGGGCAGCACCGTCAGCCGCGCCACCCTGCACAACGAGGACTTCATCCGTGACCTGGGGCTGCACGTGGGCGACACCGTGGTGGTGCGCAAGTCCGGCGGCGTGATTCCGCAGATCATGCGCGTGCTGCCCGAGAAGCGGCCCGAGGGCGCCGTGCCCTACGCCTTTCCCACCCACTGCCCCGAGTGCGGTCACGAGGCCGTGCGCGCCGAGGGCGACGCGAACACCTACTGTCCGAACCCCGCGTGCCCGGCGCAGCAGTTCGAGCGCCTGCGTTACTTCGTGTCGCGCGGCGCGATGGACATCCGCGGTATCGGGGAAAAACTGATCGCGCAGCTCCTCGAGCACGGGTTGGTGCGCGACGCCGCCGACCTCTACGGCCTCACTGCCGAGCAGCTCGCCGGGCTGGAACGCGGCGGCGACAAGAAGGCGCAGAACATCCTGGGGCAGCTGGAGGCCAGCCGCACCCGCCCGCTGTGGCGCCTGGTGAACGCGCTGGGCGTGAACCACGTGGGCGAGCGCAACGCGCAGGCGCTGGCAAATGCCTTCGGCACTCTGGACGCCCTGCTGGCCGCCACACCCGAGCAGATCGCGGCGGTGCCGGGCCTGGGCGGCGTGATCGGGGAGAGCGTGGCCGGGGCGCTGGCCGATCCCAGCATGCAGGGGCTGATCGCCCGCCTGCGCGCCGCCGGCCTGAATCCGCAGGAGGCGGCGGCGGTGCGCGGCGAGCAGCTCAAGGGGCTGAACTTCGTGCTCACCGGCACGCTGTCGCGCCCGCGTGAGGCCATCAAGGCGCAGCTGGAACAGGCGGGCGGGCGCGTGACCGGCAGCGTGACCGGCAAGACCTCGTTCCTGATCGCGGGCGAGGAGGCCGGCAGCAAACTCGACCGCGCCCGCGAACTGGAGGTCGCCGTGCTCGACGAGGCGGGACTGGACGCGCTGCTGCGGGGGCGCGGTGTGCTGCCCCCGGAGCCCGGCGACCCCGACGCGGGTGCCAGCGACTACACTGCACTGGAGTGA